The genomic segment GAAGGAAATCGACAACAGCCCCGCGATAATTAGAGCAATGGGAAAGCCCTGCAGTGCCTCCGGAATCTCGGCGAGCTCTAGTCTTTCCCTAATGCCGGCAAACACCACGATGGCCAACCCAAACCCCACCGCCGCCGCAAACCCATGCACTAGCGCTTCAACGAGGTTATAGGCCTCGTTAAGGTTAAGAATGGTGACACCGAGCACCGCGCAATTGGTCGTAATGAGAGGAAGATAGACGCCTAACGCTTGGTAAAGCGTCGGGCTGCTCTTTTGAATAACCATCTCCACAAACTGCACCAACACGGCGATGACCAAAATAAAGACAATCGTCCGCAAGTACACGAGGTCATAGGGCAGCAAGAGATAGGTCTGCACTATCCACGTGGCTAAGGAAGCAACGGTCATTACGAAGACGACGGCAAGGCTCATGCCCAGTGCGGTCTCTATCTTTTGCGAGATACCCAAGAAGGGGCATATTCCTAGGAAGCGAATCAGGACAAAGTTGTTGATGAGAATCGCACTAAAGAAGATAACGGCAATTTGATTCATGCTCCCACCCCCTACGCCTTACGCAGGCTAAGAAAGTTGATAAGTCCGATTAAGAGGCCAAGCACTATGAAGGCACCCGGCGGAGAGACCATAATCCCCATCGGCTCAAACGACTGCCAGAACCCAAGAATCTCTAGCCCAAAAAGCGTTCCGGAACCGAGGATTTCTCTGATAGCTGAGACCAAGACCAGCGCGAGCGTAAACCCTACCCCCATACCTAGGCCGTCGAGCGTCGACCGCCATACGCCGTTCTTAGAAGCGAAAGCCTCGGCGCGCTGCAGAATAATGCAGTTAACAACAATAAGCGGGATAAAGATGCCTAGCACCTCGTGCAACCCAGGTACAAACGCCGCCATAATCAGGTCGACCATGGTGACAAATGTGGCGATGACAACGATAAAACACGGGATACGGATTTTGTCGGGTATAACAGACCGCAGGAGGGAAATAAGGATATTGCTAGCTACGAGCACCGCCGTCGCCGCCAACCCCATGCCTAGTCCTTGTCCGGCAGCAATGGACACGGCTAGCGTAGGGCACATGCCGAGGAGTAGCCTAAAGGTCGGGTTCTCGTCGAAAATACCGCGCCAAAATACTCTTAGGTCGTTCATTTTACGCTGCCCCCCGTACAGAGCCAAAGCTCTTCCCGAGTGTGTAACGGTCAATCAGTGGTGTACAGGCATTCATAATCAAGATAGCGAAAGTTACTCCCTCCGGCAAGCCGCCGTAAAGCCTAATGATAGCCGTTATAATGCCGGCACCGACACCCATCACAATGCGCCCCCGCTTAGTAATAGGTGAGGTTGTCCAGTCCGTGGCCATAAAAAACGCGCCGAGTATGAGTCCGCCGGATAGCACATGAAAGATTGGGTCGCCGGCAAAGAACGCGGTTTGCCCTTCCCGCGGCAATATCCATGTTAAGAGCGCCACGGTACCTATGAAGGAGGCCGGTATTTTCCAATCAATGATCTTGAGATTAATGAGCAGCAGACCCCCAACTAACAGAAGAAAGACCGACATTTCGCCAAGACTCCCGGGCCTAAACCCAAGGAACAAGTCAAAATGGGAGGGCACGGCATTCCCTGCGCGGTAGGCAGCCAGCGGCGTTGCGGCTGAAACTAACCCCGGCCCGACCCAGCTAGTCATGCGTGCCGGCCAGGAAACGACGAGAATTGCACGCGCCGCCAAGGCTGGGTTAAAGGGGTTGTGTCCGATGCCGCCAAAGACCTGTTTTCCAATGCCGATGGCTAAAACCGCGCCAATGGCCACCAACCACCAAGGTGCGCCGGCGGGGACGTTAAGCGCCAAGAGCAGGCCTGTCACGGCGGCACTGCCGTCGAAAGCAGGCGAGATGGGTTTATGCCGCAGTTTAAGAATTAACGCTTCGCAAAGAACGGCAGACGCAATTCCTGCAACTAAGAGCAGCAGGACGTAAGCGCCATAGTAGTAGACGGCGAACAGAGAGGCCGGCGCTAACGCAGCTAACACCCAAAGCATGGCCCGCCGCACGCTGTTTTGGCTGTGTACATGAGGAGAGGACGATACCAGAAGCTTTTTAATCTCCATTTTGTGTGCTTCCTCCTCTAGCTACCGCGGTTGCGCTCTGCGTAAATGTCTGACTTCGCACGCCGTATCCACTGTACCAAAGGAATGCGCGACGGGCAAACATAGGTGCAGGCCCCGCACTCATGGCATTCTAAGGCGCCGTACTTCTCTGCTTCCTCCGTACGGCCGCGCTCACCATACTGCGCAATGAGGGTTGGGTAAATGAGCATCGGACAGGCGTCTATACATGCAGCACAGCGCACGCAGGTCATGGCCTCGGCAGCAGGAGACTCGGCACGGGACAACGCGAGAATGCCCGAGGTGCACTTGCATACCGGTACGTTTGGCGTATACATGGCCATACCCATCATCGGGCCGCCGGAAAGCAGCTTGTGTGGCTCGCCCACGAGGCCCCTCGCTGCCAATATGTCGCCGAAAGTAGTGCCGATGCGCACTAAGACATTGCCCGGGCGCTCTACGCAGGCTCCGTCAACCGTTACCACGCGTTCGATGGAAGGCCACCCTGTGCGCAGACTCGCGGCTATGGCCTGTGCCGTATGCACGTTGTTTACGATCACGCCGATATGGACAGGACGCTTGCCCTTAGGAACCCGGCGCCCCAGGCAGGCGGCAATCAGTTGCTGCTCGGCCCCTTGGGGGTACTTTACCGCTAGGGGAACAATGCTAATATTAGGGTCGTTCGCTATCGCCCCGCGGAGCTCGGCAATAGCGTCTTGCTTGTTAAGCTCAATCCCGATAAAGCCACGCGCAACGCCGGTTGC from the Selenomonadales bacterium genome contains:
- the rsxA gene encoding electron transport complex subunit RsxA, coding for MNQIAVIFFSAILINNFVLIRFLGICPFLGISQKIETALGMSLAVVFVMTVASLATWIVQTYLLLPYDLVYLRTIVFILVIAVLVQFVEMVIQKSSPTLYQALGVYLPLITTNCAVLGVTILNLNEAYNLVEALVHGFAAAVGFGLAIVVFAGIRERLELAEIPEALQGFPIALIIAGLLSISFFGFQGLL
- a CDS encoding electron transport complex subunit E → MNDLRVFWRGIFDENPTFRLLLGMCPTLAVSIAAGQGLGMGLAATAVLVASNILISLLRSVIPDKIRIPCFIVVIATFVTMVDLIMAAFVPGLHEVLGIFIPLIVVNCIILQRAEAFASKNGVWRSTLDGLGMGVGFTLALVLVSAIREILGSGTLFGLEILGFWQSFEPMGIMVSPPGAFIVLGLLIGLINFLSLRKA
- a CDS encoding RnfABCDGE type electron transport complex subunit D, with amino-acid sequence MEIKKLLVSSSPHVHSQNSVRRAMLWVLAALAPASLFAVYYYGAYVLLLLVAGIASAVLCEALILKLRHKPISPAFDGSAAVTGLLLALNVPAGAPWWLVAIGAVLAIGIGKQVFGGIGHNPFNPALAARAILVVSWPARMTSWVGPGLVSAATPLAAYRAGNAVPSHFDLFLGFRPGSLGEMSVFLLLVGGLLLINLKIIDWKIPASFIGTVALLTWILPREGQTAFFAGDPIFHVLSGGLILGAFFMATDWTTSPITKRGRIVMGVGAGIITAIIRLYGGLPEGVTFAILIMNACTPLIDRYTLGKSFGSVRGAA
- the rsxC gene encoding electron transport complex subunit RsxC, which translates into the protein MARSYTGGVHPPCRKDRTCSLPIERLPAPKTVVIPLLQHIGATNASLVAVGDRVLLGQKIGESEAAIACPVHASVSGRVTAIEKRAHPNGREVLSVVIENDYADEVHPSIEPKRLEDLSPADLVTWIREAGIVGMGGGGFPTHIKLTPPAGVTLDAVLLNGAECEPYLTTDHRIMVEWAQDVVLGLKCLMKATGVARGFIGIELNKQDAIAELRGAIANDPNISIVPLAVKYPQGAEQQLIAACLGRRVPKGKRPVHIGVIVNNVHTAQAIAASLRTGWPSIERVVTVDGACVERPGNVLVRIGTTFGDILAARGLVGEPHKLLSGGPMMGMAMYTPNVPVCKCTSGILALSRAESPAAEAMTCVRCAACIDACPMLIYPTLIAQYGERGRTEEAEKYGALECHECGACTYVCPSRIPLVQWIRRAKSDIYAERNRGS